In Misgurnus anguillicaudatus chromosome 5, ASM2758022v2, whole genome shotgun sequence, a genomic segment contains:
- the vgll4l gene encoding vestigial like 4 like isoform X1, translated as MAVTNFHYITRMSSGFKVYILEGQPNLRSEDRFRHMTSDRMRMRPAHPIKRKHSSERGRTLEERRERALSKSLVRRSSGFSIPESPTSTWSPTASPTHLIPSPGVYSTPVMDEPLALIKKPRPEPEKTESQSKTTTVRQIQVRPSVITCVSSATRSTRKPEDCCDHSTIVAQQSYDHVEEHFQRSLGMNYHRAASISVSVDDHFAKALGDKWLQLKGSTSSCNSSSASSSSSSPPSSPTFIHSPSYGQSPKRARKDTVSPSTTTPNMWSDK; from the exons ATGGCGGTCACAAATTTCCACTACATTACCCGGATGAGCAGTGGCTTTAAAGTGTACATATTGGAGg GTCAACCCAATCTGAGAAGCGAAGACAGATTTCGACACATGACAAGCGACAGGATGCGTATGCGCCCCGCACATCCAATAAAGCGCAAGCACAGCTCAGAAAGAGGACGCACTCTTGAAGAAAG AAGGGAGAGGGCCCTAAGTAAGAGTCTGGTTCGCAGATCATCTGGGTTCAGTATTCCTGAAAGTCCTACATCCACATGGAGCCCAACAGCCAGTCCAACACACCTGATCCCCAGCCCTGGGGTGTACTCCACCCCAGTGATGGATGAGCCTCTAGCCCTAATCAAAAAACCACGCCCAGAACCGGAGAAAACAGAAAGCCAGAGCAAAACTACAACAGTCAGACAAATACAG GTACGACCTTCCGTTATCACATGCGTGTCCTCCGCAACAAGATCTACGAGAAAGCCAGAAGACTGCTGCGATCATTCTACGA TTGTTGCCCAGCAGAGTTATGACCACGTCGAAGAGCATTTCCAGAGGAGTCTCGGGATGAACTACCACAGAGCCGCGTCCATCAGCGTGTCTGTAGACGACCACTTTGCCAAAGCGCTGGGTGATAAATGGCTTCAGCTCAAAGGTTCGACTTCTTCGTGCAACTCCTCTTCTGCTTCATCGTCTTCCTCATCCCCACCCAGCAGTCCAACCTTCATCCACTCGCCCAGCTACGGCCAGAGTCCCAAAAGGGCCCGCAAAGACACAGTTAGCCCTTCTACGACCACACCCAACATGTGGTCTGATAAATGA
- the vgll4l gene encoding vestigial like 4 like isoform X2: MTSDRMRMRPAHPIKRKHSSERGRTLEERRERALSKSLVRRSSGFSIPESPTSTWSPTASPTHLIPSPGVYSTPVMDEPLALIKKPRPEPEKTESQSKTTTVRQIQVRPSVITCVSSATRSTRKPEDCCDHSTIVAQQSYDHVEEHFQRSLGMNYHRAASISVSVDDHFAKALGDKWLQLKGSTSSCNSSSASSSSSSPPSSPTFIHSPSYGQSPKRARKDTVSPSTTTPNMWSDK; this comes from the exons ATGACAAGCGACAGGATGCGTATGCGCCCCGCACATCCAATAAAGCGCAAGCACAGCTCAGAAAGAGGACGCACTCTTGAAGAAAG AAGGGAGAGGGCCCTAAGTAAGAGTCTGGTTCGCAGATCATCTGGGTTCAGTATTCCTGAAAGTCCTACATCCACATGGAGCCCAACAGCCAGTCCAACACACCTGATCCCCAGCCCTGGGGTGTACTCCACCCCAGTGATGGATGAGCCTCTAGCCCTAATCAAAAAACCACGCCCAGAACCGGAGAAAACAGAAAGCCAGAGCAAAACTACAACAGTCAGACAAATACAG GTACGACCTTCCGTTATCACATGCGTGTCCTCCGCAACAAGATCTACGAGAAAGCCAGAAGACTGCTGCGATCATTCTACGA TTGTTGCCCAGCAGAGTTATGACCACGTCGAAGAGCATTTCCAGAGGAGTCTCGGGATGAACTACCACAGAGCCGCGTCCATCAGCGTGTCTGTAGACGACCACTTTGCCAAAGCGCTGGGTGATAAATGGCTTCAGCTCAAAGGTTCGACTTCTTCGTGCAACTCCTCTTCTGCTTCATCGTCTTCCTCATCCCCACCCAGCAGTCCAACCTTCATCCACTCGCCCAGCTACGGCCAGAGTCCCAAAAGGGCCCGCAAAGACACAGTTAGCCCTTCTACGACCACACCCAACATGTGGTCTGATAAATGA
- the slc20a1a gene encoding sodium-dependent phosphate transporter 1-A, producing the protein MESTTLASLATFTMLTVATQTDMSDHLWLLVLGFVIAFILAFSVGANDVANSFGTAVGSGVVTLRQACVLATIFETVGAMLLGAKVSETIRSGIIDVQMYNGSEAVLMAGSISAMFGSAVWQLVASFLKLPISGTHCIVGATIGFSMVARGHQGVKWLELLRIVASWFLSPLLSGFMSAILFYFVRKFILNKEDPVPNGLRALPVFYAVTMGINLFSIMFTGAPMLGFDKVPWWGTLLISLGCALLTALVVWFIVCPQLRKKIKNQNLADTSGTALVDKKAVSNGPMDTPARSYSPVPQSPPADRNKVAFDIGGSAETDLDSKDFETKDLDSTHVLNGNAGMPLPDLGGSQFYTVHKDAGIYKDLLHKLHMAKVGECMGEPGDKPMRRNNSYTSYTMAIYGIHGSLKDGEGSRSGLDGEKKRTRYDSYNSYNSYCTAVSDEEVGVSDGAAAVEMENAVVGGEPLEEEIDELEIDRPEVSTLFQFLQILTACFGSFAHGGNDVSNAIGPLVALWLIYEHASVSPNVPTPLWLLLYGGVGICAGLWIWGRRVIQTMGKDLTPITPSSGFSIELASAVTVVVASNIGLPVSTTHCKVGSVVSVGWLRSRKAVDWHLFRNIFIAWFVTVPISGLISAAIMALFYFVILPMT; encoded by the exons ATGGAGTCCACTACACTAGCATCCCTAGCAACTTTTACCATGCTGACAGTGGCTACACAGACGGACATGTCTGATCACCTCTGGTTGCTCGTGCTGGGCTTCGTCATTGCTTTCATCCTGGCCTTCTCTGTGGGCGCCAACGACGTGGCCAACTCATTTGGTACAGCAGTGGGATCTGGGGTGGTGACTCTGCGCCAGGCATGCGTCTTGGCCACCATCTTTGAGACAGTGGGCGCCATGCTTTTGGGGGCCAAGGTCAGTGAGACCATTCGGTCAGGCATCATCGACGTTCAGATGTACAATGGCTCAGAGGCTGTGCTGATGGCTGGCTCCATCAGCGCCATGTTTG GATCTGCTGTTTGGCAGCTCGTAGCTTCATTTTTAAAACTCCCCATCTCTGGAACGCATTGCATCGTAGGCGCCACAATCGGCTTTTCAATGGTCGCCAGGGGTCATCAGGGTGTTAAATGGTTGGAGTTGCTTCGTATCG TTGCATCTTGGTTTCTCTCACCGCTTCTGTCTGGTTTCATGTCTGCCATTCTTTTCTACTTTGTGCGCAAGTTCATCTTGAATAAG GAGGATCCAGTTCCAAATGGTTTAAGAGCCTTACCAGTATTTTATGCTGTTACCATGGGAATCAATCTGTTCTCCATCATGTTTACCGGCGCACCAA tgttaggATTCGATAAAGTACCATGGTGGGGCACTCTACTGATCTCACTGGGTTGTGCCCTGCTAACTGCTTTGGTGGTCTGGTTCATTGTGTGTCCACAGTTAAGAAAGAAGATAAAAA ATCAAAATTTAGCCGACACTAGTGGGACTGCATTGGTTGACAAGAAAGCAGTCTCAAATGGCCCAATGGACACGCCAGCCCGAAGCTACTCTCCTGTTCCCCAGTCTCCCCCTGCTGACAGGAACAAGGTGGCCTTTGACATCGGAGGCTCGGCTGAAACTGATCTGGACAGCAAAGATTTTGAAACTAAAGATCTGGATAGCACCCATG TTTTGAATGGCAATGCTGGAATGCCTCTACCAGATTTGGGCGGAAGCCAGTTTTACACCGTACACAAAGACGCTGGAATCTACAAGGATCTGCTTCacaaactccacatggccaagGTCGGTGAATGTATGGGAGAGCCCGGAGACAAGCCGATGCGCCGCAACAACAGTTACACTTCTTACACAATGGCCATCTATGGAATACACGGGTCACTGAAAGACGGTGAAGGAAGCAGATCCGGACTGGATGGAGAGAAAAAGCGTACGCGGTACGACAGCTATAACAGTTACAACAGTTACTGTACCGCTGTGTCTGATGAAGAGGTTGGTGTGAGTGATGGAGCTGCAGCAGTGGAGATGGAAAATGCGGTTGTCGGAGGAGAACCACTGGAAGAGGAGATAGATGAGCTTGAGATAGACAGACCAGAGGTGTCCACGCTCTTCCAGTTCCTGCAGATTCTCACAGCCTGCTTTGGATCATTTGCTCATGGTGGAAATGACGTCAG TAATGCGATTGGCCCTCTTGTTGCTCTCTGGCTCATTTATGAACATGCTTCTGTATCACCCAATGTTCCCACACCGCTATGGTTGCTCCTGTATGGTGGAGTGGGCATCTGCGCAGGCCTCTGGATTTGGGGTCGTAGGGTCATACAAACCATGGGCAAGGATCTGACACCCATCACTCCCTCCAG TGGGTTTAGTATTGAGCTTGCCTCTGCTGTAACTGTGGTTGTTGCTTCCAACATTGGACTACCAGTCAGCACAACTCATTGCAAG GTTGGATCAGTGGTGTCTGTTGGCTGGCTTCGCTCCAGGAAAGCCGTTGATTGGCATTTGTTTCGGaatatttttattgcttggTTTGTGACTGTGCCAATTTCTGGTCTCATAAGTGCTGCTATTATGGCGCTATTCTACTTTGTTATACTGCCTATGACCTAA